aCTGTCCGCATCCAACATGGCTTTCCGAAAGAGTAAATAACATTTTAGAAGAGCGTGAACCAAATGCGCCAAGTGGCGTTGTTGAAAATGTATACAAAGTAACCGAGTTTGTTAGTTTGTCTGTTGAGGGACTTTTCTGCGAAAGCTTTGACAACAGTGTTGTTTGTTTGTGATCATAGTTTTGTCTTGCTGTCACCATGTCCGGCCGTATAAGAGAGCAGAACACTGCAGGGCTGTCCCGTACTCGGCGCTGGATGAGTTCAGGTGAGAGAGACTAGCTACCTGGGTCTGGAGAGACGGCGGGCTGGTCGAATGATGCGCTAGGTCTGGAGAGTGATCTGCGCTAACCACCTGCTGGCCCTGGTGCTGGCCTAGGCCTGAACCATTACTGGACATGATCATAACATTGGCCCCTTGCTGGTGGTGTGTCTGGACAGTAGTGGTTGGAGTGTGGGCACTGCCTTGGCATGGCTTGCCGTCTTTCACCAACACCGGCACGGCCACCCGCCGAGGGGACTGCTGCTGACAGGAATTATTATCCTGTTGCATCTGCTGCTGCGACACTTTGTCCTTAGCTTGCCTCTTCATTTTATACCGGTGGTTCTGGAACCAGATTTTGACCTGGGTGGGGGTGAGGTGGATCATGCTCGCCAGGTGCTCTCTCTCGGGCGCGGAGAGATACTTCTGTTGTTTGAATCGCCGCTCGAGCTCGTAGACCTGAGCCTGAGAGAACAGCACGCGTCTCTTCCTTCTCGGGGTGCTTGACAGCGGGCCCATGCCTTTGCCCACATCCGCGAGGGAGCCGAGGCTGCCCATGCTGCCCATGTTCATGCCCGAGGAAGAGCCCATGAAGCGGGAGACTGAAAGCAGAAATAGGCCagtgagatgatgatgatgattatgataacaataataataaaatataatattgTTATAACGCTTCAATACCTTTAACCATAAAATAATACTCAATGTGAATGAATTGAATTTAAAACGTGTCGGAATATGACCCTTCCTTAAAAACTGAGGCTAACATGATCACGTCACTCACAGGTCTGTCTCCTAATGGACACATGACCT
This sequence is a window from Oncorhynchus gorbuscha isolate QuinsamMale2020 ecotype Even-year linkage group LG17, OgorEven_v1.0, whole genome shotgun sequence. Protein-coding genes within it:
- the nkx2.1 gene encoding homeobox protein Nkx-2.1, translated to MSMSPKHTTPFSVSDILSPLEESYKKVSMENNNLGVPLASYRQPQVSQAAMQQHHMGHNGTVSAAYHMTAAGVSQLSHTAMGGYCNGNLGNMSELPPYQDGMRGSATATGWYGANTDPRFSTISRFMGSSSGMNMGSMGSLGSLADVGKGMGPLSSTPRRKRRVLFSQAQVYELERRFKQQKYLSAPEREHLASMIHLTPTQVKIWFQNHRYKMKRQAKDKVSQQQMQQDNNSCQQQSPRRVAVPVLVKDGKPCQGSAHTPTTTVQTHHQQGANVMIMSSNGSGLGQHQGQQVVSADHSPDLAHHSTSPPSLQTQVASLSHLNSSSAEYGTALQCSALLYGRTW